Proteins found in one Candidatus Nitrosopelagicus brevis genomic segment:
- a CDS encoding class I SAM-dependent methyltransferase, protein MGLGSYWGEVIDVLREIIPVYDKVNSFISLGKDVEHRNRAIKGRVKKGDKILDAGSGFGNMSKTAAKIVDNDLKIILYDPLVPMLKNTDRLFDRKIDSACGVFEHVPFQDKEFDAVLSGYSLRDAISLKTAISEMHRVLKEDGKWVIVDLGKPDEPFFRFGVTFYLRMILPVIALIAGGRLGLKFGTLYGTYKLWPQNKKLESMLLEKFSRVEFEKDLMGGAIMVAAYK, encoded by the coding sequence ATGGGTTTAGGCAGTTATTGGGGAGAAGTAATAGACGTACTTCGAGAAATCATACCAGTTTATGACAAAGTAAATTCATTCATTTCCCTAGGAAAAGATGTTGAACATAGAAACAGAGCAATCAAAGGTAGAGTAAAGAAAGGAGATAAAATTCTAGATGCAGGTTCTGGATTTGGGAACATGTCAAAAACTGCAGCAAAGATTGTTGATAATGATTTGAAAATAATTCTTTATGATCCACTTGTACCAATGTTAAAAAATACAGACAGACTGTTTGATAGAAAAATAGACTCTGCTTGTGGTGTTTTTGAACATGTTCCATTTCAAGATAAAGAATTTGACGCAGTACTGTCAGGATATTCATTACGCGATGCAATTAGCTTGAAAACTGCAATTTCTGAAATGCATAGAGTTCTAAAAGAAGACGGCAAGTGGGTCATAGTTGATTTGGGAAAACCAGACGAACCGTTTTTTAGATTTGGTGTAACATTTTATCTCAGAATGATTTTACCGGTAATAGCACTGATAGCAGGAGGAAGACTTGGATTAAAGTTTGGTACATTGTACGGAACATACAAGCTTTGGCCACAAAATAAGAAATTGGAATCCATGTTACTTGAGAAATTTTCAAGAGTGGAATTTGAAAAAGACCTTATGGGCGGAGCTATTATGGTTGCTGCATACAAATGA
- a CDS encoding MFS transporter, whose amino-acid sequence MNNRLILVYITGILIGISYGLQGPLLPVFAKNVIGASYADLGAIGFANFIPYMFFPLFVGILLNRFNNAHLLSLGIGINSISVYLLSISQSVPEIMGYRVLTGVAHAFFWPPCEAIISNVSKGKTRVRNIATFTGFFTTGFMIGPLIGSVILENYDENYRFIFEIATYILVASIVSAIGLSRNRPIVKSEKFSFSSIKEIIKFPHVIMMLIYCTASFGIILSIYPAFLNDRAMTPVNIEILFFIFGLSRIITLIMASKLAKNTSLTLILATFSIAAGLGLSFFVESIVEFAIAITLLGFGFSIFFPLTLEIVLSKTRKEISGTMIGAYETVFGIGWASGPVIAGVISQFFGNETPYLVFFVIGIGVAILSISKRRMLEPNKNTNL is encoded by the coding sequence ATGAATAATAGATTAATTCTAGTTTACATAACCGGCATTTTAATTGGAATCTCATATGGGCTTCAAGGTCCTTTGTTACCAGTTTTTGCAAAAAATGTAATTGGTGCATCATATGCAGATTTAGGAGCAATAGGATTTGCAAATTTTATTCCATACATGTTCTTTCCATTATTTGTCGGAATTTTATTAAACCGTTTCAACAATGCACATTTGCTTTCGTTAGGAATTGGAATAAATTCAATATCAGTATACTTACTTTCAATTTCACAATCAGTTCCAGAAATTATGGGCTATAGAGTACTTACAGGAGTAGCGCATGCATTTTTTTGGCCACCATGTGAAGCAATTATTTCAAATGTAAGTAAAGGAAAAACACGGGTAAGAAACATTGCAACGTTTACTGGATTTTTTACAACAGGATTTATGATTGGACCACTAATCGGCTCAGTGATATTAGAAAACTATGATGAAAATTATAGATTCATTTTTGAAATTGCAACTTACATATTAGTAGCATCAATTGTTTCAGCCATCGGTCTATCTAGAAATAGACCAATTGTAAAAAGTGAAAAATTCTCATTTTCTTCAATCAAAGAGATAATAAAATTTCCACATGTCATCATGATGCTCATTTATTGTACTGCATCATTTGGCATAATTTTGAGCATTTATCCTGCTTTTTTGAACGACAGGGCCATGACTCCAGTCAATATTGAAATTTTATTTTTCATTTTTGGTTTATCGCGAATAATAACTCTCATTATGGCAAGCAAGTTGGCGAAAAATACAAGTCTCACATTGATTCTGGCGACTTTTTCTATAGCTGCAGGACTAGGACTATCATTCTTCGTAGAAAGCATTGTTGAATTTGCAATTGCAATAACATTATTGGGATTTGGATTCAGTATTTTCTTCCCACTAACATTAGAAATTGTTTTGAGTAAAACAAGGAAAGAGATTTCCGGTACTATGATTGGAGCATATGAAACAGTGTTTGGAATAGGATGGGCTAGTGGTCCAGTAATTGCAGGAGTAATATCACAATTCTTTGGAAATGAAACACCGTACCTAGTATTCTTTGTAATAGGAATTGGTGTTGCAATACTTTCCATATCAAAAAGAAGAATGCTTGAGCCTAACAAAAATACAAATCTTTAA
- a CDS encoding Sec-independent protein translocase subunit TatA/TatB → MEYFLNIMGSEWMIIIFVALILLFGTNKLPEAGKKIGKMVGEYNKAKTEMQNQINDMTKAEPENPTIEGPVQTERQKLERMAQTLRINTENKSDIELKNAIDARFGPKENSSENKFTN, encoded by the coding sequence ATGGAATATTTCCTAAATATTATGGGAAGTGAATGGATGATAATCATTTTCGTTGCATTAATTCTATTATTTGGAACGAACAAACTTCCTGAAGCCGGAAAAAAGATTGGAAAAATGGTAGGCGAATATAACAAAGCAAAAACAGAAATGCAAAATCAAATTAATGATATGACAAAAGCTGAACCGGAAAACCCTACAATTGAGGGGCCAGTTCAAACAGAGAGACAAAAATTAGAAAGAATGGCACAAACATTGAGAATTAACACGGAGAATAAATCAGATATAGAATTAAAAAATGCTATTGATGCAAGGTTTGGACCCAAAGAAAATAGTTCAGAGAATAAATTTACGAATTAG
- a CDS encoding DNA-methyltransferase: MKKIDFNKIYNKNCLDGMKLIDKNKIDLIITDPPFAIDFKAKKANYNRKSSRVIEGYNEILPENYSQFSYDWISEANRILKESGSMYIFSGWNNLKDILIAIDDVGLTVINHIIWKYQFGVVTKNKFVTSHYHCLFVCKNPKKRKFYPFSRYGKNEKSEDGHSLHYHDKEDVWEIKREYWTGEDKTPTKLPAEIIKKILMYSSKKNDIVFDPFLGSGQVAVVGKMLDRRFCGFEIVKEYYKFAQKRLRKNVYRLNEKSNS; this comes from the coding sequence ATGAAAAAAATTGATTTCAATAAAATCTATAACAAAAACTGTCTTGATGGAATGAAGTTAATTGATAAAAATAAAATCGATCTAATAATTACAGATCCTCCATTTGCTATTGATTTTAAAGCCAAAAAAGCAAATTACAATAGAAAAAGTTCTCGAGTAATTGAAGGATATAATGAAATCTTACCTGAAAATTATTCCCAGTTTAGTTATGATTGGATTTCTGAAGCAAATCGTATACTAAAAGAATCTGGAAGTATGTACATATTTTCTGGCTGGAATAATCTTAAAGATATTTTGATTGCAATCGATGATGTTGGTTTAACTGTAATCAATCACATAATTTGGAAATATCAGTTTGGTGTTGTAACAAAAAATAAATTTGTAACTTCACATTACCATTGTCTTTTTGTTTGTAAAAATCCTAAAAAAAGAAAATTTTACCCTTTTTCAAGATATGGAAAAAATGAAAAAAGTGAGGATGGTCACAGCCTACATTATCATGACAAAGAAGATGTTTGGGAAATTAAACGTGAATATTGGACTGGAGAGGATAAAACTCCTACAAAATTGCCTGCTGAAATCATCAAAAAAATTCTAATGTATTCTAGTAAAAAAAATGATATCGTATTTGATCCATTCCTTGGTTCTGGACAAGTTGCAGTAGTTGGAAAAATGTTAGATAGACGTTTTTGCGGATTTGAAATTGTTAAGGAATATTATAAATTTGCACAAAAAAGATTACGGAAAAATGTGTACCGATTAAATGAAAAATCTAATTCGTAA
- a CDS encoding SDR family oxidoreductase, with amino-acid sequence MEKVAVVTGSSSGIGFETSLALAREGYVTYATMRDVKKADDIQRITDEENLPLKVIELDVDNDESAGNAIDTIIQEKGRIDVLVNNAGWGIWGTGEDVSIEEFREQFETNFFSIVRLIQKVAPTMRKQGSGDIVNISSVAGRIGFPVSTAYISSKFALEGFSESLRYELQPFGINVIIIEPGVIKTNFFDSMRTAKKADNDDTYKDITSKVISGVEMMAEMGTPPKEVANAIINSIKEENPLPRYVVGNDAAMFLEAKKMKTDIEFENYLKKELYGE; translated from the coding sequence ATGGAAAAGGTTGCAGTTGTCACAGGTAGTTCTAGTGGAATTGGATTTGAAACATCTCTAGCATTAGCAAGAGAAGGATATGTCACATACGCAACCATGAGAGATGTAAAAAAGGCCGACGATATACAGAGAATTACAGATGAAGAAAATCTTCCATTGAAAGTAATAGAATTAGATGTTGATAATGACGAATCTGCCGGAAATGCAATAGATACAATCATTCAGGAAAAAGGTAGAATCGATGTACTAGTCAATAATGCAGGATGGGGCATATGGGGAACGGGTGAAGATGTTTCAATTGAGGAATTTAGGGAACAGTTTGAGACGAACTTTTTTTCAATTGTAAGATTGATTCAGAAAGTTGCGCCTACAATGAGAAAACAGGGTTCAGGAGATATTGTGAATATTAGTTCAGTAGCAGGAAGAATTGGTTTTCCAGTATCAACTGCATATATCAGTTCAAAATTTGCTTTAGAAGGTTTTTCAGAATCTTTAAGGTATGAACTTCAACCGTTTGGAATCAATGTGATAATAATAGAGCCAGGAGTCATCAAAACAAACTTTTTTGATTCAATGAGAACTGCAAAAAAAGCAGATAATGATGATACTTACAAAGATATCACATCAAAAGTAATTTCAGGTGTAGAAATGATGGCAGAGATGGGAACTCCGCCAAAAGAAGTTGCAAATGCCATAATTAATTCAATAAAAGAAGAAAATCCTTTACCAAGATACGTTGTAGGTAATGATGCGGCAATGTTCTTGGAGGCAAAAAAAATGAAAACAGATATTGAGTTTGAGAATTATCTGAAAAAGGAACTATACGGGGAATAA
- a CDS encoding DNA topoisomerase I: MKWKKLEHNGILFPPDFETKKIKIKIKGESVDLDINQEEMIYQWAKKKDTPYALDKVFQKNFVADFAKTFGKKYKKLELDDIDFKNAFNLVDKEKDAKELLTKEEKKALAAKRKELREEMKVKFGTGKMDGNEVEIANYMAEPPGIFIGRGEHPLRGKWKPKVTSKDVTLNLGKEAKVPVGNWGKIVHDQESMWMASWTDFLTQKRKYVWLADTAGIKQDRDKAKYDKAKMLAKEIETIKNKIVKDMQSKDPKVRRISTVCWLIYRTAMRVGDEKDPDEADTVGATTLRKEHVTLTSDAIKFDFLGKDSVRWQETVPAIGNDKQFHENLKELTAKIKATDEIFGNLTSRDVNEYYKTVVKGLTAKVFRTFSASTVVSKYLNENGDVKKGSQMEKLYHAKLANLEAAIMCNHKRTIPKTFEQSLQKKRDTLKTAEKATPWKKNEEVLKKAESTKTKTDAQEKKKKERITKIKGMIKKSKAKQKERVEKLRLQLDLTEKTRDYNLGTSLRNYIDPRIFKSWTDEVTADWEKLYTAALQKKFLWVKSENESWQNVSKHY; this comes from the coding sequence ATGAAATGGAAAAAACTAGAACATAATGGAATACTTTTTCCGCCAGATTTTGAAACCAAAAAAATAAAGATTAAGATCAAAGGAGAAAGTGTTGATTTAGACATAAATCAAGAAGAGATGATCTATCAATGGGCTAAAAAGAAAGACACACCGTATGCACTAGACAAAGTTTTTCAGAAAAATTTTGTTGCAGATTTTGCAAAAACATTTGGTAAAAAATATAAAAAATTAGAATTAGATGATATTGATTTTAAAAATGCGTTCAATTTAGTTGATAAAGAAAAAGATGCAAAGGAACTCCTTACAAAAGAAGAGAAAAAGGCACTTGCTGCAAAGCGTAAAGAATTGAGAGAAGAGATGAAAGTGAAATTTGGTACAGGAAAAATGGATGGGAATGAAGTTGAAATTGCAAACTATATGGCTGAACCACCAGGAATTTTCATTGGAAGAGGGGAACACCCCTTACGAGGAAAATGGAAACCAAAAGTCACATCGAAGGATGTCACATTAAATTTAGGCAAAGAAGCAAAGGTGCCAGTTGGAAATTGGGGCAAAATTGTTCATGATCAAGAATCAATGTGGATGGCTAGTTGGACAGATTTTCTAACACAAAAAAGAAAATATGTATGGTTAGCAGATACTGCAGGAATTAAACAAGATAGAGATAAGGCAAAATACGATAAGGCAAAGATGCTAGCAAAAGAAATTGAAACTATAAAAAATAAAATTGTAAAAGATATGCAGAGTAAGGATCCTAAGGTAAGACGAATATCTACAGTATGCTGGTTAATTTATCGAACAGCAATGAGAGTTGGAGATGAAAAAGATCCTGATGAAGCAGATACAGTAGGTGCAACCACACTAAGAAAAGAACATGTAACATTAACATCAGATGCAATAAAATTTGATTTTCTTGGAAAAGATAGTGTACGATGGCAAGAAACAGTTCCAGCTATTGGAAATGATAAGCAGTTTCATGAGAATCTTAAAGAGTTAACTGCAAAAATTAAAGCAACTGATGAAATATTTGGAAACTTAACATCTAGAGATGTAAATGAATACTACAAGACGGTAGTAAAAGGATTAACTGCTAAAGTTTTTAGAACATTCAGTGCTTCAACAGTTGTTTCAAAATATCTTAATGAAAATGGAGATGTGAAAAAAGGTTCACAAATGGAAAAGCTATATCATGCAAAACTGGCTAATCTTGAAGCTGCAATCATGTGTAACCATAAGAGAACCATTCCAAAGACATTTGAACAATCTCTTCAAAAAAAGCGTGATACACTCAAAACAGCAGAAAAAGCAACACCATGGAAGAAAAATGAGGAAGTATTGAAAAAGGCTGAATCAACAAAGACTAAGACCGATGCACAAGAGAAGAAAAAAAAAGAGAGAATTACAAAAATTAAAGGAATGATAAAAAAATCAAAGGCAAAACAAAAAGAAAGGGTTGAGAAATTAAGATTACAATTAGACCTTACAGAGAAAACTAGGGATTATAACCTCGGTACATCTCTACGAAACTACATCGACCCACGGATTTTCAAATCATGGACTGATGAGGTAACAGCAGATTGGGAAAAACTCTACACCGCGGCTCTGCAGAAAAAATTCCTCTGGGTAAAATCAGAGAATGAATCGTGGCAAAACGTCTCAAAACATTATTGA